The following nucleotide sequence is from bacterium.
ACTCGGTACAACTCCGCACTGGCTGCGGTCCGGTTGCGGATCAGGTACTCTTCGAGCGTGCCCACCTGGCCGTAATTCCGCCAGCGGCCGGCGCCGGTGACTGCATTCGAGCCAGCCGGGATGCCGTTATTGCCGCCGCCCAGGGATAAGTTGCCGGCCAGGCGGTTCAGGGTGCCGCCGGCCGGGGAGGCCGTCGGCCAGTCGCCGACGTCCTTGTAGAAGCTCATGATCGCGGTACTGATCGCCTGGACGTCGCTCTGGGTGCGCGTGATCTTGCCCTGCTTGATGTTCTGGACCAGCGGGGGCGCGATCGCGACCGCCATGATGGCCACCAGGGCCACGGCGATGATCACCTCGATCAAGGTGAAACCGGCATTGCGCTTACTGGGATGCATCGATCATCCTCCGGGTGGTAGATTCCGTCCGGCTGTCGCCGGACTGAGACGCTGGGCCGCGCACTGCAAACGACATTCCAATCCGAGAGCTTCTCGAGAAGCGCGGGAAAGCTGGAGAAGGCAGCAGGTATAGAAGGATCGCGAGCGGCCGGGCGGGGAGCCCGCCGCCAGGTCGATCCGTCGCCGGCGACGCCGAGGAAGGAGCGCCGCGATGAGCCCCCGCGAACCCGAGGACGACATTCGCGTCGAGGCGGAGAGCCTCTACCTGCCCGAACGC
It contains:
- a CDS encoding prepilin-type N-terminal cleavage/methylation domain-containing protein; this translates as MHPSKRNAGFTLIEVIIAVALVAIMAVAIAPPLVQNIKQGKITRTQSDVQAISTAIMSFYKDVGDWPTASPAGGTLNRLAGNLSLGGGNNGIPAGSNAVTGAGRWRNYGQVGTLEEYLIRNRTAASAELYRVSRSPMSTPGWNGPYLSDIKLDPWGSPYVVNIRYALPALAGTATENYDMHNVIIVSAGPNKVFETPFDDAVYDEQAGGDDIAYMIQRASRY